Proteins from a genomic interval of Drosophila melanogaster chromosome 2R:
- the CG34204 gene encoding uncharacterized protein, isoform A — protein MPVAVRLVEVLTLITIMGLITCIGLSVILAQKTLSMTITFLEPAANIANMVLVVTEKILVSSLLCVLSLTNAVGNALHVAGIA, from the exons ATGCCGGTGGCTGTACGTCTAGTAGAGGTCTTGACCCTGATCACCATTATGGGTCTAATTACATGCATTGGTCTCAGCGTGATTTTGGCCCAAAAGACACTCAGTATGACAATAACATTTCTCGAG CCCGCAGCGAATATTGCCAATATGGTGCTAGTTGTAACCGAGAAAATACTGGTGTCCTCGCTGCTCTGCGTTTTGAGTCTCACAAATGCGGTGGGAAATGCCCTGCATGTGGCTGGAATCGCCTGA
- the Loxl2 gene encoding lysyl oxidase-like 2 gives MCAIEDRKVLKMGLTLVCLTLLAIHMADAVVQHRSLEDARQERQRLVHRYTKVLNKEEGAIRLVGGDNEYEGNIEVLHNGKWGAVCDDEWDSTEADIVCRQLGFPGMRRYTRSGFFGPARRRFWMDNLFCEGHEQELVDCHFEGWGENDCEPGEAAGVVCYPPENALIPMATPIIRDEDLPKYPIHSRSRLYVRLRGGRSRIEGRVEVSLDGGRWGSVCADGWSLLEANVVCRQLGLGYASEAFQTDFFGGFNVSRPVLSGSECYGNETELADCLHHDASQGIISCHGNRQHVAAVICDYIAPDLVVDYLEIEQTAHLEDRPMLLMQCAMEENCVANEAYQIQRDDPHWRYRSRRLLKFTAAAINAGNADFRPFKEKSQWEWHMCHMHFHSMEVFATFDIFNLRGIKVAQGHKASFCLEDSNCLPGVAKKYNCANYGDQGISINCSDVYLYNLDCQWVDVTDLIPGTYVLKIAINPEFKVAEMNYDNNAAICDLIYTANFARVQNCQLGRP, from the exons ATGTGCGCAATCGAAGATCGAAAGGTCCTCAAGATGGGGCTCACTCTTGTGTGCCTGACTTTACTGGCCATTCACATGGCAGATGCGGTTGTGCAGCACAGATCCTTGGAGGATGCTCGACAGGAGCGCCAGCGATTGGTGCACAGGTACACAAAGGTCCTGAACAAGGAGGAGGGAGCCATAAGACTGGTGGGCGGAGATAATGAGTACGAAG GCAACATTGAGGTCCTGCACAATGGCAAGTGGGGAGCAGTTTGCGATGACGAGTGGGATTCCACCGAAGCAGACATTGTGTGCCGACAACTGGGTTTTCCCGGCATGCGGAGGTATACGAGAAGTGGCTTCTTTGGACCCGCTCGTCGTCGCTTCTGGATGGACAACCTCTTTTGCGAGGGTCACGAGCAGGAACTAGTGGATTGCCATTTCGAGGGCTGGGGCGAGAACGATTGTGAACCAGGAGAGGCGGCTGGCGTGGTCTGTTACCCGCCGGAAAATGCACTGATCCCCATGGCAACACCCATCATCCGCGACGAGGATTTGCCCAAGTACCCGATTCATTCGCGATCACGTTTATACGTGAGACTGCGAGGCGGAAGATCGCGGATCGAGGGACGAGTGGAGGTCAGTTTGGATGGCGGTCGATGGGGCAGTGTGTGCGCCGATGGCTGGTCACTTTTGGAGGCCAATGTCGTGTGCCGACAGCTCGGCCTGGGCTATGCCAGCGAGGCCTTCCAAACCGATTTCTTTGGTGGCTTCAATGTGTCAAGACCCGTGCTGAGTGGCAGCGAATGCTATGGCAACGAAACGGAACTGGCTGACTGCCTGCATCATGATGCAAGTCAGGGTATCATCAGCTGTCATGGCAATCGGCAGCACGTGGCCGCTGTGATCTGTGACTATATCGCCCCCGATCTGGTGGTGGATTATCTGGAAATCGAACAGACGGCCCATCTGGAGGATAGACCCATGCTGCTGATGCAGTGCGCCATGGAGGAAAACTGTGTGGCCAACGAGGCGTATCAAATCCAACGGGATGATCCCCACTGGCGTTATCGATCTAGGCGATTGCTCAAGTTTACGGCAGCTGCCATCAATGCGGGCAATGCGGATTTCCGGCCATTCAAGGAGAAGAGCCAATGGGAGTGGCACATGTGCCATAT GCACTTTCACAGCATGGAGGTGTTTGCCACCTTTGATATCTTCAATTTAAGAGGAATCAAAGTGGCTCAGGGACACAAGGCATCTTTCTGTTTGGAGGACAGTAACTGCCTGCCGGGTGTTGCCAAGAAGTACAATTGCGCCAACTATGGAGATCAGG GCATTTCCATTAACTGCTCGGATGTGTACCTGTACAATTTGGATTGCCAATGGGTGGATGTGACAGACCTGATTCCCGGCACCTATGTCCTCAAAATAGCCATTAATCCGGAGTTTAAGGTGGCCGAGATGAACTATGATAACAACGCTGCCATCTGCGATCTGATATACACTGCAAATTTTGCCAGAGTGCAAAACTGCCAGCTGGGGAGACCTTGA
- the CG34204 gene encoding uncharacterized protein, isoform B, with the protein MPVAVRLVEVLTLITIMGLITCIGLSVILAQKTLSMTITFLERILPIWC; encoded by the exons ATGCCGGTGGCTGTACGTCTAGTAGAGGTCTTGACCCTGATCACCATTATGGGTCTAATTACATGCATTGGTCTCAGCGTGATTTTGGCCCAAAAGACACTCAGTATGACAATAACATTTCTCGAG CGAATATTGCCAATATGGTGCTAG
- the CG4021 gene encoding uncharacterized protein, which produces MEKMENPSEITEEQPTTTHEYQPRLNEIAQKFLADLDEERQRLSAEFPLCALLIDEARDRVYATGRIPGKELYADVYRQKPMKIIQKVFVPVNQYPKFNFAGKILGPKGNSLRRLQEETQCKIALKGRSSMRDRNKEEELRSDPRYAHLQKNLFLEVSTVAIPAECHSRIAYALAEIRKYLIPDNNDEVSHEQLRELMEIDPESAKNFKGLNLEAYRSVRDSNGASKYINLIKRVAENPSKVADMEQVDYDYDEHHMPPIHLPTGYEYSIQRPSKIVAKFKRPYPYPTDMKPVREPPIKFYKPNPGIGTYVMKSMLGAQ; this is translated from the exons atggaaaaaatggaaaacccaAGCGAGATTACTGAGGAACAGCCAACTACCACACACGAGTACCAGCCGCGTCTGAACGAGATAGCCCAAAAGTTTCTCGCCGATTTGGACGAGGAGCGCCAGCGTTTGTCCGCGGAGTTTCCACTTTGCGCACTGCTAATCGACGAGG CTAGGGACCGTGTCTACGCCACTGGTCGTATTCCCGGCAAGGAACTCTACGCAGACGTGTACCGGCAGAAGCCGATGAAGATTATTCAAAAGGTCTTCGTGCCCGTTAACCAGTATCCCAAG TTCAACTTCGCTGGCAAGATCCTGGGGCCCAAGGGGAACTCGCTGCGTCGCCTTCAGGAGGAGACCCAGTGCAAGATTGCCCTCAAGGGTCGCAGTTCGATGCGCGATCGTAACAAAGAGGAAGAGCTGCGCAGCGACCCAAGATATGCCCATCTTCAGAAGAATCTCTTTCTGGAGGTCAGCACGGTGGCCATACCGGCGGAGTGCCATTCCCGCATAGCCTACGCCCTGGCCGAGATTCGTAAGTATCTGATTCCAGACAATAACGACGAGGTTTCGCACGAGCAGCTGCGCGAGCTGATGGAAATAGATCCCGAGTCGGCCAAGAACTTTAAGGGACTCAATCTGGAGGCGTACAG ATCTGTCAGGGACAGCAATGGGGCTTCTAAGTACATCAATCTGATTAAGCGGGTTGCGGAAAATCCGTCCAA AGTCGCCGATATGGAGCAGGTGGACTATGATTATGATGAACATCATATGCCCCCCATTCATCTGCCCACGGGCTATGAGTACAGCATAC AACGTCCATCAAAAATAGTTGCGAAATTTAAACGTCCATATCCGTATCCGACTGACATGAAACCTGTGCGCGAACCGCCCATAAAGTTCTATAAGCCCAATCCTGGTATAGGCACCTACGTTATGAAATCTATGCTTGGAGCACAGTAA